Proteins encoded together in one Eubalaena glacialis isolate mEubGla1 chromosome 7, mEubGla1.1.hap2.+ XY, whole genome shotgun sequence window:
- the GLP1R gene encoding glucagon-like peptide 1 receptor isoform X2: MAGAPGPLRLALLLLGAVGRAGPRPQGATVSLSETVEKWREYRRQCQRFLTEAPPPATGLFCNRTFDDYACWPDGPPGSFVNVSCPWYLPWASSVLQGHVYRFCTTDGLWLHKDNSSLPWRDLSECEESKRGDRNSPEQQLLSLYIIYTVGYALSFSALVIASAILLGFRHLHCTRNYIHLNLFASFILRALSVFIKDAALKWMYSMAAQQHQWDGLLSYQDSLGCRLVFLLMQYCVAANYYWLLVEGVYLYTLLALSVFSEQRIFRLYLSIGWGVPLLFVIPWGIVKYLYEDEGCWTRNSNMNYWLIIRLPILFAIGVNFLIFVRVICIVVSKLKANLMCKTDTKCRLAKSTLTLIPLLGTHEVIFAFVMDEHARGMLRFIKLFTELSFTSFQGLMVAILYCFVNNEVQMEFRKSWERWRLEHLHIQRDSSMKPFKCPTSSLSCEGTVGSSVYAASCQASCS, translated from the exons TGTCCCTCTCGGAGACAGTGGAGAAATGGCGAGAATACCGACGCCAGTGCCAGCGCTTCCTGACCGAGGCTCCGCCCCCAGCCACAG GCCTGTTCTGCAACCGGACCTTCGATGACTACGCCTGCTGGCCGGATGGGCCGCCTGGCTCCTTCGTGAACGTCAGCTGCCCCTGGTACCTGCCCTGGGCCAGCAGCG TGCTGCAGGGTCACGTGTACCGGTTCTGCACCACCGATGGCCTGTGGCTGCACAAGGACAACTCGAGCCTGCCCTGGAGGGACCTGTCTGAGTGCGAGGAGTCCAAGCGAGGGGACCGA AACTCCCCGGAGCAGCAGCTCCTGTCCCTTTACATCATCTACACGGTGGGCTACGCACTCTCCTTCTCCGCACTGGTCATCGCCTCGGCCATCCTCCTGGGCTTCAG ACACCTGCACTGTACCCGGAACTACATCCACCTGAACCTGTTTGCATCCTTCATCCTCCGAGCACTGTCCGTCTTCATCAAGGATGCAGCCCTCAAGTGGATGTACAGCATGGCCGCCCAGCAGCACCAGTGGGATGGGCTCCTTTCCTACCAG GACTCTCTGGGCTGCCGCCTGGTGTTCCTGCTCATGCAGTACTGCGTGGCGGCCAACTACTACTGGCTCCTGGTGGAGGGGGTGTACCTGTACACGCTGCTGGCCCTCTCTGTCTTCTCCGAGCAGCGCATCTTCAGGCTCTACCTGAGCATAGGCTGGG GTGTTCCCCTGCTGTTTGTTATCCCCTGGGGCATTGTCAAGTACCTCTATGAGGACGAGGG CTGCTGGACCAGGAACTCCAACATGAATTACTGGCTCATCATCCGGCTGCCCATTCTCTTTGCCATCGGG GTGAACTTCCTCATCTTTGTCCGGGTTATCTGCATTGTGGTGTCCAAACTGAAGGCCAATCTCATGTGCAAGACAGACACCAAGTGCAG gctgGCCAAGTCCACGCTGACCCTCATCCCCCTGCTGGGGACCCACGAGGTCATCTTCGCCTTCGTGATGGACGAGCACGCCCGGGGGATGCTGCGTTTCATCAAGCTGTTCACAGAGCTCTCCTTCACCTCCTTCCAG GGGCTGATGGTGGCCATCTTGTACTGCTTTGTCAACAATGAG GTCCAGATGGAGTTTCGGAAGAGCTGGGAGCGCTGGCGGCTCGAGCACCTGCACATCCAGAGGGACAGCAGCATGAAGCCCTTCAAGTGTCCCACCAGCAGCCTGAGCTGTGAGGGCACAGTGGGCAGCAGTGTGTACGCAGCCTCCTGCCAGGCCTCCTGCAGCTAA
- the GLP1R gene encoding glucagon-like peptide 1 receptor isoform X1, translated as MAGAPGPLRLALLLLGAVGRAGPRPQGATVSLSETVEKWREYRRQCQRFLTEAPPPATGLFCNRTFDDYACWPDGPPGSFVNVSCPWYLPWASSVLQGHVYRFCTTDGLWLHKDNSSLPWRDLSECEESKRGDRNSPEQQLLSLYIIYTVGYALSFSALVIASAILLGFRHLHCTRNYIHLNLFASFILRALSVFIKDAALKWMYSMAAQQHQWDGLLSYQDSLGCRLVFLLMQYCVAANYYWLLVEGVYLYTLLALSVFSEQRIFRLYLSIGWGVPLLFVIPWGIVKYLYEDEGCWTRNSNMNYWLIIRLPILFAIGVNFLIFVRVICIVVSKLKANLMCKTDTKCRTGRRVHGRGPECHLHPAPRLAKSTLTLIPLLGTHEVIFAFVMDEHARGMLRFIKLFTELSFTSFQGLMVAILYCFVNNEVQMEFRKSWERWRLEHLHIQRDSSMKPFKCPTSSLSCEGTVGSSVYAASCQASCS; from the exons TGTCCCTCTCGGAGACAGTGGAGAAATGGCGAGAATACCGACGCCAGTGCCAGCGCTTCCTGACCGAGGCTCCGCCCCCAGCCACAG GCCTGTTCTGCAACCGGACCTTCGATGACTACGCCTGCTGGCCGGATGGGCCGCCTGGCTCCTTCGTGAACGTCAGCTGCCCCTGGTACCTGCCCTGGGCCAGCAGCG TGCTGCAGGGTCACGTGTACCGGTTCTGCACCACCGATGGCCTGTGGCTGCACAAGGACAACTCGAGCCTGCCCTGGAGGGACCTGTCTGAGTGCGAGGAGTCCAAGCGAGGGGACCGA AACTCCCCGGAGCAGCAGCTCCTGTCCCTTTACATCATCTACACGGTGGGCTACGCACTCTCCTTCTCCGCACTGGTCATCGCCTCGGCCATCCTCCTGGGCTTCAG ACACCTGCACTGTACCCGGAACTACATCCACCTGAACCTGTTTGCATCCTTCATCCTCCGAGCACTGTCCGTCTTCATCAAGGATGCAGCCCTCAAGTGGATGTACAGCATGGCCGCCCAGCAGCACCAGTGGGATGGGCTCCTTTCCTACCAG GACTCTCTGGGCTGCCGCCTGGTGTTCCTGCTCATGCAGTACTGCGTGGCGGCCAACTACTACTGGCTCCTGGTGGAGGGGGTGTACCTGTACACGCTGCTGGCCCTCTCTGTCTTCTCCGAGCAGCGCATCTTCAGGCTCTACCTGAGCATAGGCTGGG GTGTTCCCCTGCTGTTTGTTATCCCCTGGGGCATTGTCAAGTACCTCTATGAGGACGAGGG CTGCTGGACCAGGAACTCCAACATGAATTACTGGCTCATCATCCGGCTGCCCATTCTCTTTGCCATCGGG GTGAACTTCCTCATCTTTGTCCGGGTTATCTGCATTGTGGTGTCCAAACTGAAGGCCAATCTCATGTGCAAGACAGACACCAAGTGCAG AACAGGGAGAAGAGTCCACGGGAGAGGTCCAGAATGCCacctccaccctgcccccaggctgGCCAAGTCCACGCTGACCCTCATCCCCCTGCTGGGGACCCACGAGGTCATCTTCGCCTTCGTGATGGACGAGCACGCCCGGGGGATGCTGCGTTTCATCAAGCTGTTCACAGAGCTCTCCTTCACCTCCTTCCAG GGGCTGATGGTGGCCATCTTGTACTGCTTTGTCAACAATGAG GTCCAGATGGAGTTTCGGAAGAGCTGGGAGCGCTGGCGGCTCGAGCACCTGCACATCCAGAGGGACAGCAGCATGAAGCCCTTCAAGTGTCCCACCAGCAGCCTGAGCTGTGAGGGCACAGTGGGCAGCAGTGTGTACGCAGCCTCCTGCCAGGCCTCCTGCAGCTAA